In one window of Pseudorasbora parva isolate DD20220531a chromosome 7, ASM2467924v1, whole genome shotgun sequence DNA:
- the pou3f2b gene encoding POU domain, class 3, transcription factor 2 → MATTASNHYNILSSSSSIVHSEPGSMQQATAYRDAQTLLQSDYSLQSNSHPLSHAHQWITALSHGEGGPWSSSPLGEQDIKPAVQSPRDDMHNSSNLQHQSRPPHLVHQTHGNHHDSRAWRTTTAAHIPSMATSNGQSLIYSQPGFSVNGLIPGSGQSIHHHSMRDAHEDHHSPHLSDHGHPPSQHQHQSHQSHHDHSDEDTPTSDDLEQFAKQFKQRRIKLGFTQADVGLALGTLYGNVFSQTTICRFEALQLSFKNMCKLKPLLNKWLEEADSTSGSPTSLDKIAAQGRKRKKRTSIEVSVKGALESHFLKCPKPAASEITSLADSLQLEKEVVRVWFCNRRQKEKRMTPPGGPLPGTEDVYGDTPPHHGVQTPVQ, encoded by the coding sequence ATGGCGACTACAGCATCTAATCATTACAATATCCTCTCCTCCAGCTCATCTATTGTACACTCGGAGCCTGGGAGCATGCAGCAAGCTACGGCTTACAGGGACGCGCAAACCCTGTTGCAGAGTGACTACTCACTGCAGAGCAACAGTCACCCGCTCAGCCACGCGCACCAGTGGATAACAGCCTTGTCACACGGAGAAGGAGGTCCGTGGTCGTCCAGTCCCCTCGGCGAGCAGGACATCAAGCCAGCGGTGCAGAGCCCCCGGGACGACATGCACAATTCTAGCAATTTACAGCATCAGTCGCGGCCACCCCACCTGGTACATCAGACGCACGGGAACCATCACGATTCAAGGGCATGGAGAACAACGACGGCAGCTCACATCCCCAGCATGGCCACTTCGAACGGACAGAGCCTTATTTACTCGCAGCCCGGCTTCAGCGTGAACGGTCTCATCCCGGGTAGCGGCCAGAGCATCCACCACCACAGCATGCGCGACGCGCACGAGGACCACCACAGCCCGCATCTCAGCGACCACGGTCATCCTCCGTCCCAGCACCAGCATCAGTCGCACCAGAGTCACCATGACCACTCGGACGAGGACACGCCGACCTCGGACGACTTGGAGCAGTTTGCGAAACAGTTTAAGCAGAGGAGGATCAAGCTGGGCTTCACGCAGGCGGACGTCGGACTAGCTTTGGGAACGCTCTATGGAAATGTGTTTTCGCAGACCACGATATGCAGGTTTGAGGCCCTGCAACTCAGCTTCAAAAACATGTGCAAGCTCAAGCCTTTGTTGAACAAGTGGTTGGAGGAGGCAGACTCCACATCTGGCAGCCCCACGAGCTTGGACAAGATAGCAGCGCAGGGGAGGAAACGGAAAAAGAGGACTTCCATCGAGGTAAGCGTCAAAGGGGCTTTGGAGAGCCATTTCCTTAAGTGCCCAAAGCCAGCCGCGTCGGAAATTACTTCACTGGCGGACAGTCTGCAGTTGGAAAAAGAGGTAGTGAGGGTTTGGTTTTGTAACAGGAGACAGAAAGAGAAACGGATGACTCCTCCCGGCGGACCTCTACCGGGTACCGAGGACGTATACGGAGACACGCCGCCGCATCACGGGGTTCAGACGCCAGTTCagtga